One segment of Sulfobacillus thermosulfidooxidans DSM 9293 DNA contains the following:
- a CDS encoding ribokinase — protein sequence MAYDVIVVGSILVDIPVWVARDPMPGETLVVQDSGMFAGGKGLNQACQVARLGGHPLFVGAIGNDILGKFLRKTVLDEMNNDNGLIEIDSSKTSYAVPVISPDNQYILHVSGANHMLTASHVRNQLSMDFSARILMVQGEILPSTSIVAMEYMNKLGGIVVLDPAPMEAINVEMLQNATVLTPNLVEFAQLIGLSPLTDFDLCKGIEILFSKYTKLKLIMVTLGENGVMFAERGQKPVHIPAPKVNAVDPTAAGDAFNGAWAWAVTQGLSWFQSAQVGVHVGALAASHKGALPSLPRYADINLEAIFETQKDSNE from the coding sequence ATGGCGTACGATGTCATAGTTGTGGGTAGTATTCTTGTTGATATACCGGTCTGGGTTGCTCGTGATCCCATGCCTGGAGAGACCCTTGTAGTGCAAGACAGTGGGATGTTTGCAGGGGGGAAAGGACTAAACCAGGCATGTCAAGTGGCACGATTAGGAGGCCATCCTTTATTTGTTGGAGCTATTGGTAATGATATCCTTGGAAAATTTCTTCGGAAGACCGTCCTTGATGAAATGAACAACGATAATGGATTGATTGAAATTGATTCTTCGAAAACGTCATATGCTGTTCCTGTCATCAGTCCCGACAATCAGTACATTTTGCACGTTTCTGGAGCTAATCATATGTTGACTGCCAGTCATGTCCGGAACCAATTATCTATGGATTTTTCAGCTCGAATACTTATGGTTCAGGGCGAAATTCTGCCTTCGACCTCTATTGTTGCTATGGAGTATATGAATAAATTAGGTGGAATTGTTGTACTGGATCCTGCTCCAATGGAAGCTATCAATGTGGAAATGTTACAAAACGCCACTGTTTTAACACCCAATTTGGTGGAGTTTGCTCAACTTATTGGACTTTCTCCTTTAACTGATTTCGATTTGTGTAAAGGAATCGAAATATTGTTTTCAAAATATACCAAATTGAAATTAATAATGGTTACATTAGGAGAAAATGGTGTGATGTTTGCTGAACGTGGCCAGAAACCTGTTCATATTCCAGCGCCTAAAGTTAACGCCGTTGATCCTACAGCGGCTGGAGATGCATTCAATGGCGCGTGGGCATGGGCCGTTACGCAAGGATTGTCGTGGTTTCAGAGTGCGCAGGTAGGAGTACATGTTGGTGCCCTTGCGGCTTCTCATAAGGGAGCTCTTCCGTCCTTGCCGCGATATGCTGATATTAATTTGGAAGCCATTTTTGAAACTCAAAAAGATTCTAATGAATAG